From the genome of Bacteroides sp.:
CGTGTAATCCGTAACAATCCGTGTAATCAATAATAAAATACAATGCCACAAGAAAAGGTCCTCATTACCGGTACTGCTGGCTTCATCGGCTTTCACCTGGCCAAGCGACTTGTTAGCGAAGGCTTTGAAGTCATTGGCCTCGATAACATCAACGACTACTATGATGTGAATCTGAAGTACGGCCGCTTAGCCGAAACCGGAATTGATGCATTGAAGGTGCAGAGTCCGGACTCCCCCTTTGGAGGGGGAAGGGGGGAGGTTGTTGGCAAGACCACCAAGGGTAGTGATTCAGCATTGAGAGTTGGGGGGAGCTCCGTTCCTTTGCATTTAACCCAGAGCTCCCTTTACCCCAACTACCGCTTCATCAAAATGGATCTCGAGGACAGGGAGGGGATTTTAAACCTTTTTGCTGCTGAGCAATTTGACTATGTGGTTCATCTGGCGGCGCAGGCAGGCGTGCGTTATTCGCTCACCAATCCGCAGGCCTATATGGACGCCAACATCACCGGCACGCTGAGCATCCTCGAGGCCTGCCGCGCCCATCCCGTCAAGCACCTGGTGTATGCCTCGTCCAGCTCGGTCTATGGCAAGAACACCCGCATGCCTTTCTCGGTACACCACAATGTTGACCATCCGGTTAGTCTCTATGCTGCCTCCAAAAAAGCCAACGAGCTGATGGCCCACACCTACAGCCACCTCTTCGGCATCCCCACCACGGGCCTGCGCTTCTTCACCGTCTATGGCCCCTGGGGAAGGCCCGACATGGCGCTGTTCATCTTCACCAAAGCCATCCTCGCCGGCGAGCCCATCGAGGTGTACAACCACGGCGAGAT
Proteins encoded in this window:
- a CDS encoding NAD-dependent epimerase; translated protein: MPQEKVLITGTAGFIGFHLAKRLVSEGFEVIGLDNINDYYDVNLKYGRLAETGIDALKVQSPDSPFGGGRGEVVGKTTKGSDSALRVGGSSVPLHLTQSSLYPNYRFIKMDLEDREGILNLFAAEQFDYVVHLAAQAGVRYSLTNPQAYMDANITGTLSILEACRAHPVKHLVYASSSSVYGKNTRMPFSVHHNVDHPVSLYAASKKANELMAHTYSHLFGIPTTGLRFFTVYGPWGRPDMALFIFTKAILAGEPIEVYNHGEMLRDFTYIDDIIEGVTRVMKSPAVPNPAWSSETPDPGTSAAPYRLYNIGNSNPARLMDFIHALEDALGKKARMTLMPIQPGDVPATWADTSDMEKDLGYKPGTAIQEGIGRFVEWYREFYRE